In the bacterium genome, GCCTGAATGACCTGGGTTGGGTGCTTTCGCTGAGGGGCGGAGGCGACGAGGCCCTGGAGCTGTTCGGGCGGGCGGCCCAGATCAGTGAACGGATAGGCGACAAGGCCGGCCTGGCCTGCGCCCTTCGCTATTCCGGCAATGTCTTTCAGCGCCGGGGCGCCAGCGTCGAAGCGCTGGATCATTATCTCCGGGCCTTGGAGCTTTCCCGTCAGGCCGGGGATGAGACGGGTATGGCCGGCACGCTCAACAGCATCGCCAACATCGAGAGCCTTCGGGGTGACCATCCCGGCTCGCTGGCCCGTTACCAGCAGGCGTTGGAGATATTGGAACGCATCGGCAGCGCGTCCCAGCAGGCGGTGGTGATCGGCAACATCGGGGTGGTCTATTGCGAGATGCGGGAATTCGGCCAGGCTTTGGGGATGTTCCAACGGGCGGCAAAGTTCTCCGCGGCCGCCGGCGATAAATTCCAGCACGCCGCCGCCCTGGGCAACATGACCCTGCTGCACACCCAGCTCGGCGAATATACGGTGGCCCAGGAAATGGCCGGGCAACGGATCAAGATCGCCCGGGAGGTCGGCGATGAAAAGGGCTGGGGCGTCAGCCTGAACCACCTGGGGATCATCCATGCCGCCTTGCGGGATCATGGCCGGGCTGCCGGCTACTTTGAGCAGGCGATCGCCATCGCCCGCCGGCAGGGCATCCGCTATTTTCTCAAGGATTTTTTGATCCAGCTGGCCGAGACCAGTATTGCGGTTGGCGACGCCCTGCGGGCGGAGACGGCCCTGGACGAAGCCCGGACGGTGGCGGCGGAGATCGGGGACGCGGCCGGCACGCTCAAATGCCGGAAGCTGGCCGCCGACCTAACCGCTTTTACCGATCCCGGTGCCGCCGCCGCCCAGTTGGAAGCGTTGTTGCCGGAGTCTTCCAACGAAGCGCTGACGGCCGACATACATGCCGCACTGTTCGCCATAGGCCGGAGCCCG is a window encoding:
- a CDS encoding tetratricopeptide repeat protein, whose protein sequence is MPAAKRYKTSLLWIDDGTALRPYQVCRRKAEVLWLMGRWQETEPVYRRNVEWAAAEPALAVQGLNDLGWVLSLRGGGDEALELFGRAAQISERIGDKAGLACALRYSGNVFQRRGASVEALDHYLRALELSRQAGDETGMAGTLNSIANIESLRGDHPGSLARYQQALEILERIGSASQQAVVIGNIGVVYCEMREFGQALGMFQRAAKFSAAAGDKFQHAAALGNMTLLHTQLGEYTVAQEMAGQRIKIAREVGDEKGWGVSLNHLGIIHAALRDHGRAAGYFEQAIAIARRQGIRYFLKDFLIQLAETSIAVGDALRAETALDEARTVAAEIGDAAGTLKCRKLAADLTAFTDPGAAAAQLEALLPESSNEALTADIHAALFAIGRSPEHREQAAALYRDLHRQTQAVEYAEKLARLES